The genome window aatttatgGTAAGTAAAACCAAAGTACTTGctcttgacacacacacacacacacacacacaaaaacagctATGCTAATGAGATCTGAGCTTGACTGTAGAACCCAGTGAGTTTATAATTGAATCACTCAGATTACCATATGTTGATCTCACTGATTACAAAACAAATATGGGTAATTATTTTTTAGCCACTTGGTCACTGAAGACAAGTCAAGATAAGAGAACGTATATAGTACTTGAGGGAATAACCCTTTTGAACCCTGTGGAGGATATCTCAGTTCCAACTTGTGCTACTTTCTACtaacagataaaaaataaaacagagagctCCTGAGAAAATTAAACAGTATCATTTTGCCTGCAACTACAAATGttaataattgaaataaatcaaTATAGACAGaagacattttcatattttattagttttatataGGTGatggaaacaacaaaaatcaaaacaatggtACAGCAAATTATTCAAAAGGTATATACATCAAGCAACATTACTGAAACAAAGTgaaaatgctttaattttttcaaattaatttcagtATCTCAAACATGGAACTATTAGCAGAAGAACTTCTGTTCCAGGATTTCATCTCCTGTATGGTTCATATTTCCCCTAAATTTGGCAATAAGAACTTATACACTGTGGACTCTTAGTGAAAACTGATGAATAAGAGGCTATGGTTTAAGCTCTTAGGATAAAGTGAAATgcttttccagaaaaatattcCAGGAGGGAAGACATTTGTATCTAAGGTCATCTAATTATCAATTGATATTGTGAAGCCTCAAAATTAACAGTCCTTTTAATTTCAATTCTAGCAAGTATCTAATTGAACCTTAGCAAGCTCACTGATTTTATAACTTTCGTTGGCAGCAAACTCCACATATTAACTAGACTCATAAACACacgtacatttctttttttctcttttaaaatcatcTACCTGTTAACTTTATCAAATTCTCTAAACTTTTATTATTTGGGTAAGTAATCAATATTACTTGGGGAAATAACCTCTCCATGAGATTTATTTGGTGGTTCTTTCTTAGTGCCCTGTTTCAGAGAGCTAAGAAGCAGTGGACTGCAGTTTTCATTCAATATCTCAAAGAATTGGTTCAAGTGCCTAGCTTTGGTTCATCATCTGTGGACCAtatgatggggagggggagatccTTTGAAGAAAGTGCATGTGGATAGTTTGATAAAATGTAACAAACGATGtagattctttttctcttccttcatgtCAATGgagattatttatttcttcctatctatctatctatctatctatctatctatctatctatctacctagctACCTAGCTCCTCATAGCGTTTTCTGTACATGGGCATAGTCAAGTGGCCATCTTAGAGGTGTACAAAGAACATTTGTGTGGGATACAGGTGATTCAGTTTTAGTTTTTGGTCAACTACCAAACTGCTATAGTTcacaaaataattcatttaatttctttgagtGTTAGTTTCTTTACTGGTTAAATTTGTTTTAACTGCTCTATGGATTATTTGTTATCAAAAGTCCTATAAGGGATATAAGCATACCTCGATTATTATTACTGCTTCTGTGTTTAAGATTCCTTGAATAAAAAATTCAGATAAATTCTCATTAAGATAACtgagtaaaatattttcaaaatatagattATAGGTCCTGTATAGGTCTAAATACAATGACTGTAGTTAGAATTGTATTATAAGCACTTTTCCCTGGCACTTCATTTGTATaactaaaagaaaacattagACATTTTCAGTAAACAAAAATAGGGACATAAATTTTATCATTGTTATGATTCTTTAAAATAGGTTTAAAAATTTGACGCACTTGAATCTGAAAGGCTCTTGTTGAACTAATCAAACAACCTTCTAAGAAAGGATTTCTTGGCAGGAGTAATAATTTTCCCAGAACCCTTTTTGTGGAGGGATTTCAGTGGAGGCTTTTTTAAGGGTAGAACTCTTTTGGGGGTTTGCAGTGCTCTTGCTATCTCCACATGCTCATTGCAGTAATATTTGTTGCTTCCTTCTGACAGATGGATGAGTGTGCTTTCTGCCAGATCCATACACTGGGCATGGACCCAATGCCCATCTCCATGAGAGCAGTAAATCATGGCAGGTTTGTTGAGCTCAGTTGAATAAAATGGTACCCAAGTGTTGATATCCACATCACAAGTAGGGCAGCATGTAATCCAATAGCCCGTTTCAGACTCATCTTCTTCATCATCTTCATTATAGGTGTCAaattcatcatcaccatcaaaaCTATTTGCTTCTGCACTGAAACAAAATTCTTCTGAGTCTTCAAAGGGAGTGGAGTCCCCTGGGTCTTCTGTTGATGTCTGACTATTTGTGAATGTTTTCTGATCTTCATTCACATCGTCTTCAGCACATTTCAACATATAGAAATAGAATGCTTCTGAAACAACCTGTTTATTGTCTCCTGGTATGCCGAGGAAAATAGTTCCATTTCCCATGTCGCTTCCAAACCATATCTTGCTGTGCTTAATATCTGGGGTCCAATCTGGGGTTTCCATCTCACGAATTTCCATCTTGTTGTCCTCGAAAGAGATGATGTTGCAGACCATTCTTTTTTGATTTTCAAGCTGATagccaccaatgataacaaattcATCATTGCTTATTTGAGTCAGGATTGCACTGGAGACAGAGATTCCTCCTGGCATGACTGTGCAATTCACAGCTGGGCTACCCAGAGGGAGATCAACCCTTATTCTGTATAGATTGGCAGGGCGGATGTTATTGGCAAGTGAATGGCCTCCTAAAATATAAACGGTATCATTTCTGGCAATGGAGACGTGAAAAGATAGCCCATCCTGAAGTTCTGGAAGAATGTATGACGTAGAGCACCCAAATTCAAAATCCACCAAGAAAACATGGGGCAGGCAGTCAGCTACACTGTTCCATTTTTCTGTGGTTCTTTGGGCAGAAGGTATGTATGACCGTCCTCCAAAGAGAACACCCACACTTTTTCCACGACTATACACTACATCAATGGAATGACCATACCTGCCTTCAGGAACATCTCCTACCAAGTCTTTCTCTGTGCAGCGAAAAgtaacttttttgttgttcttgcaAACAACAGACATGATATAAATCTTATCTGAAAGCTCGTTGTTTGGTGTTTTCCCTCCATGGATGATGTACTGATGATTTTCAGACTCTAAGTTGCCTTTGAATGTGCAAGTGGCTGGATAACGAAGAGGAGGAAGGTAGCAGGaatccttagagaaaactgcagGCTTCAGTTTGAGATGGTTATGCTTTACATCAAAATGGAAAACTCCAGTGGGGCAGGACCTTTTGGGCCAGCCTTTTTGGCCAAAGAAGAAAACTTGCCCATCAAAATTCATTAATGAGAAGCCTGGTTGAATTAAGGCTATGTTATTACCGACTGTTACCATTTGTAGTGACATATTTTCTGATCGTGGATAGATCTTTTACCTGAAagaattacaaaattttttttgtcttactACATCCCTTCATATAAAATCACTGTGTTTAGATCCCCTCACACGTAAGAAGCATGTTTAAAAAAGAGCTGTCCCACAAGCTCGTAGTGGCCTGAATTCGCAAAATAGCAAAAATTCAGGCAGCTAGGTAAGCAAAGAGAAACAGAACCTTCCAGCTTAATACCATTCAAGAAGCTGGGACCTATTTTAGACATGGACTAGCGTCCCTTAGACTTCTGGGAATTGTAGTCCTTTTCCCTTAAAGATTCACCGCTTGTCAGCAGaaagaactacatttcccaggaatCCGTTCTCTATGGGATGTGTGGCTACGATAGTTTGTCTCTGTGGCTCCGCGAGCGGAGTCTGTCCGAATAAAGACGCCAATAATGCGAAGTGACTAGATGGGAGCCAAGACGTAAAACTAGGGAAGAAGAGGTGAGAATGGCTGACTCAGACCCAATACCCGGGTTACGGGAAAGCTGCGGCACCGGGAGCTGCGTCTGGTTACCCCCGCCCGGGTGTTGTTGGAGCCTCTCCTGGGGACTCTTATTAACAAGTGACCCAGTAGGAAGCAGGGCTGCTTGTGCCCAGAGCGGGGTTGCCTGGAAACCGCAGCCCGAAGAGACTCCCGGCCCAGGTGTCCTCACGGACTTCTTTGGAGCTTTGGAGCTCGACTCAAAATTGCACCCCCGGGTCTCCTTAGGTTAATGGGGCGGGGGTTTGAGGGGGGCACAGAGAATAAAAAGCTATGACTATTTTGCGGAACCGAAAGGTTAGTCTCTGAATACCTGGAGTGCAGGGGAGAATTTACCTGATAATGGTTTTTTACCACTCCTGTATTTAGTCATGGAAATACAGTAATGAGACTTTAGCGGATACCACGCCAAAGGCCATTTGTTTTCTCAGCTGCTCTTGCTCCGGTTTTTAGAGTTCTTTTAGGGATGCAGAGAAGTTTCCTAaacacctctccttctcccttcctccccccgcccccactcctCCCTCTTTTTGGATAAGAAAATAGAGTTAGTGGCTGTTATTTCAGATCTCTCTTTCCAGCCCCAGAACCTTGGAAGTAATTAGTAATTCTGTTGTAAGCAGGCATTAAGCAAAGAGGTACCAGAATTATTCAGAATGTaatatttgtatgattttttaaaacaggtatTTACTAGATGGAGTAAGcttgataaattttaatttttagaaaaattattactTACCTTGGAGAGATGTCAGGAGCCTTAATGGGAAATGCACGCCCTGTTTGCAGAGTGAGGTCCTAGGCACTAAagattaaaggaaacaaaatagcaCAGATTCCTTGACTTTTAAGAATAAATTGTTAATATGCTTCAAAAACAGTATAAAACAGTGTCTAAGAGTATGGACTCTGAAGGCtgactggattcaaatcctggctttgtcacttactgtgtgaccttgggaaagtaatTTAACCGGTTTGtgtctcggtttcctcatttgtaaaatgaaataataattttaccgACCTTACAGGTTGATGTAAGTTGTGACTAGTAAGTTAatacatgcaaagcacttagGACAGGGCTTTGTACACTGTAGGTCATAGCTGTGACGATTATGCTTGAACTTATAAAAAGTAAGGTTGTTAATGCACAGTTACCTGCCAGTCGTGGCAGATGATGTTTATGATGTTGGAGATGATTAGAAGGGCTTTAGGATCTGGGAATCTGGTTAGTGGGTGTAGACTGATAATTTTTTAGACTAGTGAGAATTGGATAAACATATACAACAGAGGAATTGCTGGTGGGTTCAGTTTAAATAACaggaaatatttcattcttcttgtTACCCTTTCTCTAACCCTTCATTAAATATGCAGACTCTGAAGTTGGAATGTCTGAGTCCAAATTTGGGCTCTAAAAGTTATTTGCTGTGTAACTATCTTGGGCaagttttttgtctctttttttatctgcaaaatggggataatattagtaCCTATTCATTGAGTTATTTTTGAGAATAAATGGAATGACACATGTAAATCACATAGCACATATGTGATCATAtgtgctggcacatagtaagtattgaataaatgttaattgatgctgtaatttatttttattcccccTGCAAAGGTTGTTTGGACCGTGTGGAGTTTATGGTCAGTCTAATGAGATCTTGGTGGGGCTTTTTGCCTTGAAGATCAGGTGTAATTAATTGCTAATTATTCTCTTCTACTTATGTTTAGCTTACTTGGGAGACTCCTCAAGGTGTGATATTTTAATAATCATCTTGTGGGTTATTAAACCAAGTGAGGAACTGGTGAATGAGAAGGATTATTACTAAGGTTATGAAAGCAAGCCTTTTTCTTCCTCAGACCATGGTGGTTTGTTGGTTCAGCAACTTGCCTTGCTTATGAAATAACCTGGGCAAGTGTTTTATTTACTCGTGGCCTATCCAGGTATACATGAGAGAAGGCATCTGTGCAACTAAGAAAATGCTCTCCATAGGAACTGAAAGGAAATACTGTTGGCGCTCAATTTAGTAAAGGAAAACCATATGTGATTACACTCAGCATGATGTGTGATGATTTTTAGAGTTGCTCACTTTTGGGCTGAGGGAGCACCAAAGCCTGCTTGTTGTAAACACCAGTGAAGACCATTATTGGGATAGAAAGCAAGCTCTGCAGAGGTAATGGGTACCAGACCCCAAGGGGTGACCATACAACAAGAACACtttcttttaaatggaaaattaaaaaaaaaaaagttttcactgTAGCCTATTGGCTTCATTTTAAAGTTCATAGGGATTTTGGCTTCTCATAAGTGAAAACACGGTTATTGTAGATtaaacagaaatattttcttgggcAAGACATAAGGAATACTACCCCTTTTTGTAGCTTATTTTGGGTCCCCAAAGATTTCTGACCTGTTCTCCCTTTGGTGCCCTGCTATTTGGCTCACCTCATAATTTCAGGGCCCTAAAAATAGTGGTAAAGTTGATTACTGTTAAGATGAATTACCTCTTCATGTAACACAGTTCAAGaatctgtgtatttaatttttaggtTATTCATTTTAAACTATGGCCAGATGACTTATGTATTTAAAGAATGAACAAGAACATTGAAAGTGTTTTCACATTATTTTGCCATACTTGTTTAGTTTTTGCAATTTTGCTTTGCTAACTTAAATATGTCTTCACAGGAATAGACTATAGTATATTTTCCACAGTTTTACTATGACTCTATTCATCACATCTTggtttttaaatgagtttttaaaaggtGACACTAGAACTAAAATAATCTACTGAAGtggttttctttaaataagccAGATAAACACaggcagattttaaaaaaaaagacaccgtTCTTTGACTGAAAGAAGTTTCAAAGTCAACACATTAAAGATTCTTTTTAAAGGTCAGAAGTATAGGACCAATAAATTTATACAAGTCTCCCAACCCCATGCTAACATTCCTCAGCAGGgagattttcatttattcactgtgAAGCTAGGGCATAGTTGAGAATCAAAAGAGGGCTGATGGTGTAAGGTCTgggtttgtagtttcctgtgtctGAACTGACACttttttccttccaaagaaaGCTACTGTACTCGGAAGCATTAAATCTTGCTGATCAGTGTTGCCCGTTTTCCTGATTGCTCCAAAATAGCAGGTAACCTCATGTAACTGCAGTCGTTTAGTGTACGAATTAACACTATCTTGCACGGTTAATCAGGTTTGAGGCatacattgtttgatttttttgctgGCAGTAAAACCAGGATTAGGTCTTCCTTCTGACACTTATGCCAGAGAAGCATTTATGCACTAAGATTAAAATTTCAACACTGATACCACAGGAATAAAATCCTTGCAGCAGCCTGAGACCAGAAAGCCCCTCTCTTTCCAAATTCTACATCATCCCTTCCCCATCTGGACACCCAAtccacctggaactaacatactGCTAAAGGGGGGCACCTTTCCCTTAAAGTTGACGAACGTAGTCTCCCGTATCTTAGCTCTGGTAGAAATGAAGTTATTGGACCTACCTGAAGGCCAGGGGCACTGCTCACCCCTCTCTGAATCTTTGCCGCTAAACCAGGTATTAAATGTCAGCGCTTGGGGAAGATTCACTG of Balaenoptera ricei isolate mBalRic1 chromosome 8, mBalRic1.hap2, whole genome shotgun sequence contains these proteins:
- the RAG2 gene encoding V(D)J recombination-activating protein 2, with the protein product MSLQMVTVGNNIALIQPGFSLMNFDGQVFFFGQKGWPKRSCPTGVFHFDVKHNHLKLKPAVFSKDSCYLPPLRYPATCTFKGNLESENHQYIIHGGKTPNNELSDKIYIMSVVCKNNKKVTFRCTEKDLVGDVPEGRYGHSIDVVYSRGKSVGVLFGGRSYIPSAQRTTEKWNSVADCLPHVFLVDFEFGCSTSYILPELQDGLSFHVSIARNDTVYILGGHSLANNIRPANLYRIRVDLPLGSPAVNCTVMPGGISVSSAILTQISNDEFVIIGGYQLENQKRMVCNIISFEDNKMEIREMETPDWTPDIKHSKIWFGSDMGNGTIFLGIPGDNKQVVSEAFYFYMLKCAEDDVNEDQKTFTNSQTSTEDPGDSTPFEDSEEFCFSAEANSFDGDDEFDTYNEDDEEDESETGYWITCCPTCDVDINTWVPFYSTELNKPAMIYCSHGDGHWVHAQCMDLAESTLIHLSEGSNKYYCNEHVEIARALQTPKRVLPLKKPPLKSLHKKGSGKIITPAKKSFLRRLFD